The following is a genomic window from Pseudopipra pipra isolate bDixPip1 chromosome 2, bDixPip1.hap1, whole genome shotgun sequence.
TTGCGTGAGCTGCGGAGTCACTTTGCTGGTGACAGAGTTAGTCATTTGCCCGGGTTTCTTTGGCACGAAGAAACTGTAGCGGACGTCCACGGGCTGCGTTGGATCGGTCGCCAGTATCTGCACAATCAGAATCTCCTTCGTGGCAGAGTGTCCCATCGCGTGCAAAAAATCGTCTCTGTGGCTCCATCCGCTGTAGTTCATGACAGTCCCGTTGATGTCAATGATTGTTTCTGAAGTAGAGATCATGTATTTCCCATTGACAAGGTACTCACCGTTTTTCTTCTTCAGGGCCAGGTAGGCAGTGAACCTGCTCTGGTCCTTAGTCTTGAACTGCCGAACTTTGATGTGGGTTGCCCCTTCGGGGATCCTCACTACGTCTGTGTAGCCCTTGCTGAAtgcagggagagaaagaagagcaTTCAGTAGCTAGCATGAAATAAGCCTCAAGTCTTACTGCAATGCCTCACGAAGTCATTGGTATGACACATCTCGCTTCATTCAGTTCAGGCCCTGAATCCAGCTGTATTGAGACTCATCTTAGATTAATTTGACCAGGTTCCACTGCTGGTCTACTGTGTTGTTCTTTATGTTCTTGAAGAAATTTCTATTGCACTTCTTTCAGATTGCTTAATCTTTAGCTTTAGTAACAATTTTATGTAAGTCAGATACAAgaggaatgaaaaataacagataGCTCATATATTTCACCAAAGGGTGGGAGATACGAAATATGATGCATGCGTCTCCTGCCAAGGAAAAGATAATGAGATATGCATTGGTTACAGCTGTTTCTTGCTGTCTTTGCTAAAATGATGATTAAGGAAAGCATGAGCAGAGAAACAGCTGGGTAGAGGTACCTcaggaacatttaaaaataatcttgatCACTGAGAAAAAATTTGTTTACTCTGAAACTCATAAACCCAAAGATTAATTGTCTAATAAGAGGGGCACCCAAATGTTTCATTTGTATCATCACAGAGTTCTCCCTGTTGCTACTTATGGAATATCTGAACTCAGATTTAGAAAAAGGTATTAAACTCTTTTACCGAAAGTGACAAGCATTCAAAACGTGCAAGTGTGCTGGAATTTGTCACTATCTCAAGCATGTTATTTTAACTTTACTGatacatagaaaaaaatgtaaagactATACATAGCTATAAGCTACCAGCTGGACTTTGGAGACACgtattttcatttctaaatcCGTGACAAAACCATACTGCAAGTGTCCTATATCTGAAAGGTTTAAtgagaaaatacattaaaaatatataaaagtgaAGGGGTGTCCTTTGGGATTGTTCAAAGAACAGATTGCTAATTTTGAGAATTTCTGGCTGCACAAGTAGAGATAGCACATACTACACATGAAATGCTTGTGCTATTTCCCTGCTATTTCCAGCAGTTATGGGACAATGACTAAAACTCTAGTGATTTAGCACCTCCATAAAGCTGAAGGGATATGGTGCGAAACCCAGGCAGGGGACTCTGCTCTACAGCActgcacaaatatttttacGTAACAGTTGCCAGAATAAGTCTGTTAAAACATGTCATTAAGGTTACAAAATCATTTGTTCAAAAACTAAAAGCAGTACTGGAGAATTCAAGTCGTCTGCATAAAGAACTGTAACACTTCATGTGCACAAAGAAATATGTGCAGGATTAATTCTCCTCTTTCCCAACTTCTTATAATTTGGCTTTAgagctttttaaagaaagttctCAGGAAGCAAGTTTCCCAGAAGATTATGTTTTGcctgctttgaaagaaaaaaagtacaaacaaATGTTGTTACAGCAATTGTCTGCAATGGGAAATACTTGTGCATTTAAGTTTTGCTGTACACTTAATGTACAGATTGCTACAGTTTGATTATAATGGACAGCAACACATGAGCTGCCATTTTTTCAGTGGAGGAAAGACAATTCTACTACAGCCATTGCCTTTTCATACACAGCTGTAAAAACTGTTTACAGACAATTAAGATTTCATGATTTTAATGAGGGGTTTATTTTAAAGTCAATTACTCACATAAAAGAATCGTCTCAAACAACAtttccagtaaaaataaatcctcGTCAGTCCAAAATCCAATCAAAATCCAGTTAGAAGATACTTGTGACTGGTTGATTATGACTTTCCAAAAGGGGCAACGTTTTAAAATGCATTGAGGCTGAATTTATATTTTACCCTCTGGCCAGTCTCATGTCACTTAGAGGTGTGATTTGAGGTGTAAGATGGGAACTTCACAGGAATAATTATAATAAACCTCTCCATTTCCAAGTGTATCACTTCTACAAATCTGGCCTCACTGAAATTCATGGAGTCCCTTTAACACTTCTGCTGGAGGCTGGATCCCAGCATAAGGATTATTACTGAATCATATGAAGTGAATCTCCCACTGTCTTCATTCAGACATCCCAGGCATTTCAATATTTACAAACTGGAAAAGATTTAGTTTATATAGTTGCTAATTTGTATGGAAAGCCATTCCTTTTGGCAGAGGTGTTTTGGCACTGTTAGGTGAGCAATCATTGGTTTAGCAGGAAGAAGATTagttatgtttatttttagaataaatTCAGTCTCAAAGCCATTTTTGACTGCTATTAATCTCTATGTTGAAATGCATAGAAATAAAAGGTCATTTCAGGAGTCATATTTCAACTTCTGGTAGCTTTCAATATGCTATGTAAGAATTTGGAAgatataaaacaaaatcaagtttATATATAAAGATGTTACACTGATGCAGTCACTGATTCTGAGTGGTAATTGTCAACTAAAAGTTCCTACCTTTGGATCTCTACAGCAATCCTCTTAGACCCTGGAAGCTATATGAATGATAATTTAAAATCCTCATTTTTCTATGAATCTTAGGAattggagagggaggaaaatgaGCCCAGACATAAAGGAGACTTACTTGATATTGGTATCTCTGCCCCCTCAACGTGGTGAGGGAAAACCACGAGGGCGgttccttttattttacttaacGTGTTAAGTTTTATTACAGTTAAAAGGTGAactctgacagaaaaaaatggataaCTGTTATAAATATTTTGACTTACAAAAATCCATCTGGAGATTGATATTATGCCAATGGACATGAAGGGATATAGTCACACTTAAGCCAATGTTTACTTCTGGTATCTCATCTAGTTATCTAAACTCCACACATACTCAGCAGCTGAAAAGGTGATTTCGGGGTATAATCCCTCTCAGCTATTAAGTAAGATGTTTACAGCTGTCTGCTTCTCTCCATTAGTTATACATGGAATGTGTGTCACAAAATCACGTGGAATGCTCTCACTGGCATTCAGAATAGATGAGATGAAAAAACCTTCTCGGGGCATAACTTGCTAATGCAACAACACCTGGGAAATGCAAAATTTCAGATATGGAGATAATTCTGATCCCAAAAATTTTCTGATtcattcttctcttcctttttctctgtcctctagGAACCACAGTCCACCTGACACAGCAAGATTAGCAAGTAGGATGACTTGCTATGCCTTATTCTAGGCAGGCTTCCCATTAATGGGGTGCTCACCTGCATCACTGGCACTTTGTATCAGAAATGAACTTGGTACAGTGTTTTGCCAGTTGATGATCTGCTAGTTTCAGGGTAATGCTAAGAGCCAGCTGTACACATCTGGAAAGTGCAGTATAGCACAGGCaatgtacttttttccccaatctTCATATGAAAGCAAATTGCATTGAGAGACATACAGAAAGCAGCACATTAGCAAAGTTATTATTTGCACAAGATACATTTAGCAATACTTGAGAGCAATACCTCTTTTTGGTAAAGGTGCCCATGACTTTTGTGCAGCTGGAGTTGTCTCCTCCACACACCCCACATTTGTCATACTGGAGCTTTGAGCCGATGATGCCATCACAACCAGTCCGGATGCATTTTCCTCGGACACAGACTGAGTTGCTGTACGGTCGACATTCAGTACCATCAGTTACCTGGGCAATCAAATAAATGAGCCTCAGTTAAAACTGCCACAGAAAAGACCGACTTTTTTGGATCCAACCGGCACGACACAGTTACTTATGTATGTCACCTACTCAGAACAGAGAGCCCGACAGACCAGACTGAGTTTCTCTAACATCCCCAGCACAAAAACAATTTAGTAAAGCGCTGAAAGCAGCGACAGGTAACTTTCAGTTTGAGTGGCATCTGATAGAACAAACTGACCACAAGTCACATCTATACTACTTGGCTAGGTTAATTGGCTCTGTAAGATTTACTCTGGACTCCCTAAACCTAATTCAGGGTTAAAATTCCAGAATAATGGAAAACTCCAGGCAGAAACCCCTTTAGCCCCTTCTGAGAACAAACTAGTGCAGAGAGCACTAAGAGGCTCATATTTTTCATGAATTCACATACTGAGAtgtggaaaaacccatctcattTTAGAGGCCAGTTCTGGTCCTAATGTATAACCAGTGGATCAAACCATTAAATCTAATCACACAGTGAAATCTCTGAATCATAGGATTAACTTCTTTTCCCTGGTTGAAGGGAAAGATTTTTAGATACAGGCCACTTCTGCACTGGAGCATGAAATCATGACTGGAGTTGCCATTACCTTCTGAGAAAACACCACATAATAGCCGGTTCCCTTGGCTCGGCAGGTGAGCTTGCAGACATCTCCGGGAAGTACTCCAGCATACTTGGGGACCCATTCAACAAATGTCTTGACACCCTTTGCATCAGACTGATAGCCATTCCTTGCTTCACACTGCTCTTGTCGAAAAGACTTAGCTGCAGAATTATTCACATCATTAGTGGCTATTTCAGACTACACTGCAAATATCATTATGTCCATCTATTATTTCAATTTCTTCTTTACATAATTTTTAAGATACATCTCATCACTTCTCTACTTAAAACTGGCCCTCCAGTCCTTCAACTGTTTTAGCTTGGAAATGTTCCTATGGCATAATAAGCATTAAAGGCCTAAAATTTGCATTACATTTCATTTTCCAGGactgaaaatcttttttcattCACGTGTCCTTTCTCTATGGCGTCTGGGGAGAGCGTGGGTGAAAAAATTACGATACCGTATCAATGATTAATGTCTTGCTTTAGTAAGTACATTTTGAGGAAACTACAGTGGACCTTTGCTGTGTCCTTCTACAGCAGATATTCAGTATTTACTGTCTATGAACAGACAGGCTGGAACACGAAGGCACTCACCGTTGGCGGGGCAGGGAGCGACGTTGCAGGAGCGGTAGATGGCCCTCTTGCCCGTGCAGTACCGCCCGTTGTTTCTGGGAGCTGGGTTGTTGCAGTGGCGATAAGCAAACTGAACTCCTCCACCACAGGTCCGGGAGCACTGTCCCCAAGGCCCCCAGGAGCCCCAGTTACCATGGCTTGAAGCCTGGAACGTAAGAAACAGTAGCAGGTAAGTTCATCATCCAAGTGCGGATGAAGTTGTGACATCTCAAAGTCGCTGCTAAAATTTTCCTCATTGAAAGCAATTCTTTGATCATTTTAATCAGGAGCCTTCTTTCTCCCAGCAGAgttaatttctgtcttttatcTGTACATTGACAACATCTCATTTGGCAAAGGCAATACTAGGCCTTGCTCCACACAGCTGCCTTCACACTGTTCCACGGAAGACACCGATGCACCAGAAAGAACGCCCAAAGTCTCATGTGCTgctctcttttattttgcttttcctacCAAAAGGGCCCTTTAAACTGGCTTCAAGGGGTCTGGCTCCCAGAATATGTTCATAAAGCTAATCTATGATTAATTAAATCCAATTATTGTGATGTGTAGGCATTGCTTTGAATTACTGGCAAGAGATGGAGTTGTCAACTCTGCTAAACTGGCTATCTAGAAACAGTATTGCAATAGCATGTAGAAGTCTATAAATCTGTAAAACAGGGTGTTATAAGGGCTGTAGCTTGATTTGAATGGTTCTCATagtttgcaaatattttcacaaagcTCTGCAAGTCCACACCTCTTCTGTGGGGCTACTCTCTTACCCAGTAAATTTAGAAGTATCTGAACTGACAGTTCTCATGAGCTTTCAGATGCACAGTGGACATAGGAGATTCTGTCACTGGAGGTACAAACTTCTCTCCTccagaaattatattttgtaTTAACTTCATCAACCTTTTCCTTCACTGCAATTAGGGTCCTGGGGCCTTTCAGATGAGGGATGTAAATTAAATTTACATATTTAATTTATCTTGCATTCCATGGCCAAGAAGCCCAGAGAGCTATGTCCTGATAACTGATTTACTGAATGGGCATATCATCTACTCTGAAAGGATGCTCCCAGTTTTCCAGGAATGAAGGTTTTCATActtcaagaagaaaacatgCTTCCTGAACCTCAGCAGCATTTTTCCTATATCCCTCACCAATAACAATCCAATTACACGCTAAAAAAATAAGGCAGCTTTCAATCTGACTTCCAGAAAGTTCCTTTCACTTTCACAAAAATCAGCAATTTGAGGATCACACCTTTTAAAATCCCCTAGGGTCACAGCCGGTAACTTACTGAGTAGTATTTCTTCTTGGTTTTGTCAACACATTTTCCTTGGAGGCAGATCCTTCCTTTTCCACACGGTGTTCCCTCGACAGCAGGGAGCTTCTTAGTCAGACAGACCATCTGCCCTTGGCGCACCACGGCACACCAGAGGCGAGAGCACACGTCCATCCCGGGACACACGGTGTACTCGGGCCCGAACGCCAGCTTGCACTGACGAATGGCGTCGTACGTTTGTCCCGGCAGCTCCTCGGGGCCCACGATGTGTTTCCTCGGTTGGTCCAGCAAACAGTTACCTAAAAGAGCGATCCAACCTGTTACTACTCATTTCCTACTCTTCTCTGCAAAGCTGCAAATCTGTCAGGTAAGGCAGAACAACGATGACAGCAAACCTCACTCAAAGGAAGCTGATGTGAACGGGGAAGCTCTGTGAGATGACAGCAGGTTCTGCACAAGGTCATACTGCTGCCACTGTGTTCCCACCCAGCAGCACACAGGGTGTCGAGCTGCCTATCTCCCATCTGAGCTTGTAAGTGAGTTTTACTCGGGTCCCCTTGGCCTTTCATCCTGGTTTCCTTTATGCGACGACGGGACACGTTCCACACTATCAGTTTGTGATTTAAGGAGTGAGCAAAGTAAGCAAAGTTGTCATTTGAGTTCTGAGACAGAATGTCAGAAATGGTAAAGCTTCTAAAGGGATGtcagaaaaaccaaaaaacacagaCTTGTAGCCAATgaggcacttaaaaaaaaaaaaaaaagggaaaaaaatcaaaacaaaagggaaagaaaaaaaccctaacagaCCAAAGGGAAAATATAAGCTGCATGTCAAAACTAATGCTGGTGGTAAACCTGGACCAGTCTCCTTATAAGGAATGATACTCAGCTGCTTATGGAATTAGTTTGAAGAGGGCTAtccattaattaaaaaaatacataaataccaggaagaaaaaattacaaaaacatACAGAATTGTATATGTGTTTTAAGATCTACTGCAGTGGTCAGGATTTGTCTGGCATACTCTAAACATGAAAATTCCCATTTATGTTGTAGGTATCTACTGATAGCTATTTTTTCACCACTGGAAACCTCACTTGTTGACATGCAGAACTATTTATTCAGTGTAACCTCTTTTACACTTCATGAAAGGGATATGTGGTCTGGGCAAGCTTCACTTATCCTTGGCCAAAATAACTTACCACAATTTACCTCATTTTGGAATCTATACCAGTGTTCTTCAGTTGGATCGTGGGTGAGAAAAGCCTATCTATAAAAACCTCCACTATTTACACAAAATGGAATAGAATTTCAAGCTATGGCAGTGAATTTAAACAAACCAAATACTTAATTTCTCAATAACTTGGGTTTTCCTTTCAGAACACATACTTACTGCAACTGTTATTTTGTTCCTCTAAAGACCAAGGCCCATTAGCCAAATTAGCCAAAAATGCTTTCTGCATTACCTCTTACTACCAAAAACTCTCTGTTTTGCTAAACCTGTTCCATTTGTTGACCCTGATTTACCCCAGCCTTATCTGGACTATGCCGACCTTTTTAATGCAAACAAGGTGTGACAATGCTAACTCTCAAGAGATGAAGATACTTAGAAGTACCCTGGCATTCAAAGGTTGTTGTAGTGTAAAATATTAGAGACATGATGAGGAGTGAGGAAGCACCTATCTTTTTTCTCGAGTTTCTGAAAAGGACATAACTGGCAAAAGTTCTGGCAAAAATACACTTTGTAAAAGTAAGTAATAGTGGAAATTCTACTTCATATACCTTGTGATGAGGAAGGAAGCTAATACATTGTTAGGGCAGTGATGGGAAGTCAGTAGTGTATCAACACTCATTATTATACATTGCTATTGTACCTATGGTTTATCCAACTCACATGTAGAACTgttattcagtattttaaaacatcatAATAACACTTCATTTCACCATGACAGACACCTTTGCCCCTCACTGAAATCTCCTTTGACTGAAATGCCTGGAAATAcaaatttagagaaaaaagaaagaaaagtctcATCCTTGCATATACTTATCTGTCAATCATTTTAGTTAAAACCCATTCAAATACCTTTCACATTGAATAACAAACAGGTTTCACAAGCTTACATAGAAAATATagtatttttcccctccagaaGACATTAATTCAAAACTGAAGATAGTGAACATCCCTAAGGATtccccacaggaaaaaaaatttatattggTAGAGAGTAGCAGTGTCTATGTTTAGACAGGTTGCAATGAAGTGCAGGTGTTGTTACCATGAGCTGGCCCAACCTCCTACTTGCAACGGTAAAAAAAGAGTTGAGAAGTTGGAGAAAAGTTTGTCCTGGGCCCCCTGGTTGAGAAGGCAGAGAGGGCTTCAATTCACTGGTACACTTCAACATACAGAATATGTATATTCTGCAATTCCCATTTTTTGTCCTGAGTACCAAAGAACATCTTTGTGCCCTGGAATAGAACGACGTTGTTGGCTGATGACAGTGCTAATTAAGCCTTCTCATTATCTCTCTCAATGTTTTGTGTAATCtatcttggggaaaaaaaaaggtggaacgAGATCTGTGCAGGAAGCAGATAAGCAGgatataaattaattaaaatacaaacagTCCTTGTTTCAGGTTGCACTGAGCGCTGTGGCTGAACACAATAAATCTCAGGCAGTCATACCACAGCCTCGTGGTTGGCATGACAATAAAGGCAATTAGTACCTTTGGAAAGGCTTTGCTAAAAGCAGATGGAAATAAATGTCACTCTCTTCTGGACACTAACTGAGCCTTTTCTTCCTAAATGTCAAACTGCTGTGTGGGGTCATCTCATGAGTGTAAAACAAATGGTGATATCATGACAACACTGTTTATCGTTCTCAGAGCAGGCCTCTGGAACAGGGAAGCAGGACCTTGATCTGCCCCAGACCTCCTGGTTGACCTTGGACAAGACATTTACATTGGGATTTATTTAGCTGACTTTAGCTGTATGTAATGCTGGTGTCTGCAATGCAGTCAGCTGTCAGGTGTTTCACTACTGAGGCAAACAAGTTTATGGTGTAATTAAGCACCACTAAGGCAACTGATGAGCTTCAATGCTGCTGATGGCATCGATTAGACCTCTGTGCACAACGATGGGAACTTGAGTACCCAGTTTAGGAGCAGCTACCTACATAGTAAGTACTCACATTTTATAAGAATAATACAGTCCCCAACATCACTTTCCAAATTTAGAACTTAGGCATATGCGTATTTGACAAAGTCACGTCAAGGAATTAGAGTCAAGACTGTAATGCTTTCTATTACAGCAGTACAGGGTGACTATCTAAATCTACATGAGAAGCTTGCTTAAAGCTTTGGTAAGACATGGACTCTTCATTTGTAATACAATAGTGCTCACAGATCCAAACTTCTGGACTTCACtcatatttaattttgcttACCCATAAGAAGGAGCAGATGAACCATTTTATTTCCTCACGCCAATGCTGCCATGCCCTGTTTGTCATCCCAAAGCACAATTCATATGCTCATGCCCGCTCAGATCTACATAGTGCCTGCTGCACTTCTTGAAATTACACCCAAATGAGTGAGGGTTGTTTCCTCTCCCTAGCAGTGCTTAAAAGAGAtaggattttcttctttctgcagcAAGGTTGGAGGGGAGCTCCTTCTTGAAAAcgaaaaggaaggaaaacactgaaatgatACAGCAGTACATCTGCCACACCTAAGGAAAACCCAAAAAGTAGACACATACTTAATCTGAAGGAAGCACAGAACTGTGGCATGTTTGCACTGTTCCATTATCAGCCCAAAGCTGATAGATAGCATTGCTCTAATAGGCTCCTGTGGTTTCTGATACACTCAGTGCACTACAAATGGGAATTATGGAGTTACGGATTAATTAACTGtctgaaagatgaaaataaaacaagaagaaCCGTTCCAAAAATAATGCATGTCCTTTCAAGCACAATAATTTGAAGAAAGTGCAGTTTAAATCACTGACTTCCATTTTTACTTCATGGATAGCATTTGCATTCTGTTAAGACTGATctctgatttaaaataaataactgtaAAATTATAAATTTCAACAGAAAAGAAGACTGTTACTCACAAAAGGTCCCTGAAGGGCTGATCTATCAAGAAAAGAGATTTCCTAAACACTGTGTATTTGAAATCACATCAATCAGTAACAACATTAATTCTCAGAGGACTATGGAACTCTGTGATGAGAGGTTCAATAACTCTTATTTAAGACTACATAACTACTCATGAGTTTTCAAAAAGGCAATACACCCTAACCCATTCCTTAACAGACTGACAGATTGTAAGTCCTTTACATGCAGCAAAGAACACATGACATTGTGAAAAATTGGGtgggtggaaggtgtccctgcccacggcaggaggttggaattacatatctttaaggtcccttccaacccaaaccattccgtgagTCCATGATTCAAGGGAAAGTGTCAGCAGCTGAGGACTGCCAAACTTCTTGCGTAGGAACTCAGCACTCATGATGAACAAGGAGACCATAATGCAGCTCTGAAGGATGTGAAGCTCTTGCCTATTTGTACATGAAAGAACTGGCAGAGTTACATTGTTAAACCTGCAGGACAGACTGTTACAGGCCCACCTTACTTCGATATTGAGACTGGGCCCAACTCATGAATAAGAGTCCAAATTTCAAGCATCCTCCAGACAGAAACAAGCCAAAGGTAAAGTGGGTGGgagaaatgctttctttgcttgCTTACTGCTGGAGAAAGCAGCTCACTGGAGGCACAGTAAGGAGAACAACTCAggtcaccaaaaaaaaaaaaagaaaaaggaaaaatacaaccTTTCTACTCACCTGCATCAGGAGaggaacagaagaggaaaagtaGTTCAGAGTTCCTTTTGCTCTCTAAGAGGTTATTTATGCATGGTGAGAGAAGTCCCTTTTTTTACCCCAGTGGACTGCACTGTACCTCAGTAACTAAACTCAAAAGGGAAAGTTCTCTTTGTATGTGGAAACTAACTTGGTAATATTAAGTCACTGCCAGAGCAATATGGACCATAAAACAGGACAGTACAGATTAATGGATCTAATAAAattgagagaaaaaattaaGTCATTCTCCAATCAAGAAAAACgggagaaaatatttcagagagcACTGAAATTAGTCGACAAAATATTTAAGAGCAAACCTTTACATATAGCAGACATACCATGGTTTTTATCCATAAGCATTTCAGTTACCATAACAACTTGATGTATTCACTCAATTATGTCATTTTTATCTCAGCATTTTGGAATTTCAGTGGTTTATTTAAGAACTGCTGTTGCTTTGGGAGCATACTGAAGACTTTAAAACTCATTAAAGAGTGAAGActatgcttttttatttctgcctttgGAAAATGAAAGCTTTACACTTATTCTCCAAGAGGTAAATTTCATATTTAACAAATAATAGTTACATGACTTTGGAAGGTAAGCTCCTGGGGCAGAAGTTACCTCTTACCATATATAGCACAGAGGACTCTGTATTTACATAGTAAATACAACGGCattataaatgaaataaatgcaataaataTAACAGCATTATAAACATAATAAACGCCATTAATGGTAACAAGAGCTAACTCCAGGTAGACCATATCATCCACTTTaatttctgtgaggaaaaagCCCTTTTCTTGTGCTCTTTGTTTAAAGGACCCCTCTGAGCTCATATCTGTGGCATTTCGGAAGACAAGACTAATTTCATGCTTTTAAATAAACCTCTCAATTTTCCAAACCACAGTATTGCCAACATATACTCCACcaactctttcttttctcttgcatTTGAACCATTGGAGGGAGGGTGAGACTGTGCCAGGTTTTTAGACTTTTGCCTAGCTTTGCAGTCACTTCCAAGATAGTCCTGAAGATGACCAAGGAATGAACAAGCTGCCATAAAatgttcttatttaaaaaatagatcACAGCAAAAACTAACATGTAGCTGACACAAGGTGTGATAATACATACCATGACCATCATCAAAAAATTCTGTAATAGTTGCTGAAGTGCATTTGGACCAGGGTTTTGAAGCATCAATGCTGGTCAGAATGGAGGACATCAGGCGCTTGTCTTCCATGGAGCCAAAGTTCTCCTCACAAAATTTGGAGTCATCATGGGAAAGTCCAAGCAAGTGCCCTATAGAtatgaaacaaataaataaattatattactATCCGTAACAGAATTTACCAGCTGGAGCTCACAGTCATGGCAAAATGAATCGTATAATTCATCCTCAAATTTTAAAGAGCAGCCCAAAGCAGGGCACTTGAAATGTGGTATCTCCACCTaaataaaacaccaaaaaagCTATGACAGTTTACACCATTACATATAGAAAAGAAGTAATGCCATCAGCTGACATGTCATTGAACTAACTGAAATCTGATGGAGGGTAAAGGGAACTGTACTCAATTATATTAGTCAACAATTTAGCCCTTACTGTTTTTCCAAATCATCTTCTGCAAGAAAGACTAATACTTTACGCTGTAAAGGCATTCTGCAATTGTCTAGGAAGGTGCTACAAcatcttttaaaacagaaaaaaatcaaagtatttaTGATGCAACCAAACAACCTCTATATAAATTCTTAAAGTGCAC
Proteins encoded in this region:
- the ADAMTS5 gene encoding A disintegrin and metalloproteinase with thrombospondin motifs 5, producing the protein MLLRLLSLLLAAQPHRALASPPAPADPGAPPPPPPRPPAPGPPRGASGVVRRLDPTYAGGGKAGYVLYAGGQRFLLDLERDGPRCHYRGTVDGSPRSLAVFNLCGGLDGFFAVGRSRYTVRPARRGAEAAGPRIYGEGPARTPHLFRRERFSFETVPARTSCETRDPAGAEGGDGRRRRRRRSVSRARQVELLLVADASMVRKYGKGLQHYLLTLASIASRLYAHASLENHVRLAVVKVVALGEKEKGLEVNRNAATTLKNFCKWQHQHNRLDDDHDEHYDAAILFTREDLCGHHSCDTLGMADVGTICSPERSCAVIEDDGLHAAFTVAHEIGHLLGLSHDDSKFCEENFGSMEDKRLMSSILTSIDASKPWSKCTSATITEFFDDGHGNCLLDQPRKHIVGPEELPGQTYDAIRQCKLAFGPEYTVCPGMDVCSRLWCAVVRQGQMVCLTKKLPAVEGTPCGKGRICLQGKCVDKTKKKYYSASSHGNWGSWGPWGQCSRTCGGGVQFAYRHCNNPAPRNNGRYCTGKRAIYRSCNVAPCPANAKSFRQEQCEARNGYQSDAKGVKTFVEWVPKYAGVLPGDVCKLTCRAKGTGYYVVFSQKVTDGTECRPYSNSVCVRGKCIRTGCDGIIGSKLQYDKCGVCGGDNSSCTKVMGTFTKKSKGYTDVVRIPEGATHIKVRQFKTKDQSRFTAYLALKKKNGEYLVNGKYMISTSETIIDINGTVMNYSGWSHRDDFLHAMGHSATKEILIVQILATDPTQPVDVRYSFFVPKKPGQMTNSVTSKVTPQLTQPRWVTGPWLSCSRTCDTGWHTRTVQCKDGHGKLAKGCLLSQRPSAFKQCLLKKC